A genome region from Hippopotamus amphibius kiboko isolate mHipAmp2 chromosome 1, mHipAmp2.hap2, whole genome shotgun sequence includes the following:
- the PMVK gene encoding phosphomevalonate kinase isoform X2, which yields MIRWGEEKRQADPGFFCRKIVEGVSQPVWLVSDTRRVSDIQWFRKAYGAVTQTVHVVATEQSRQQRGWVFTPGVDDAESECGLDNFGTFDWVIENHGDEQLLEEQLERLIEFVHSRL from the exons ATGATCCGCTGGGGGGAGGAGAAGCGCCAGGCCGACCCAGGCTTCTTCTGCAGGAAGATCGTGGAGGGCGTCTCCCAGCCCGTCTGG CTGGTGAGTGACACACGGAGGGTGTCTGACATCCAGTGGTTTCGCAAGGCCTATGGGGCTGTGACACAGACGGTCCATGTGGTGGCCACGGAGCAGAGCCGACAGCAAAGGGGCTGGGTATTTACACCAG GGGTGGACGATGCTGAGTCAGAATGTGGCCTGGACAACTTCGGGACCTTCGATTGGGTCATTGAGAACCACGGAGATGAGCAGCTCCTGGAGGAGCAGTTGGAGCGCCTGATAGAATTTGTCCACTCCAGACTTTAG
- the PMVK gene encoding phosphomevalonate kinase isoform X1 codes for MAPLVGAPQLVLLFSGKRKSGKDFVTGALQSRLGADVCAVLRLSGPLKEQYAQEHGLDFERLLDASTYKEVYRRDMIRWGEEKRQADPGFFCRKIVEGVSQPVWLVSDTRRVSDIQWFRKAYGAVTQTVHVVATEQSRQQRGWVFTPGVDDAESECGLDNFGTFDWVIENHGDEQLLEEQLERLIEFVHSRL; via the exons ATGGCCCCGCTGGTAGGCGCCCCGCAGCTGGTGCTGCTGTTCAGCGGGAAGAGGAAATCCGGGAAGGACTTCGTGACCGGAGCGCTGCAGAGCAG ACTCGGAGCTGACGTGTGTGCTGTCCTCAGGCTGTCCGGCCCACTCAAGGAGCAGTATGCCCAG GAGCACGGCTTAGACTTCGAGAGACTCCTGGATGCCAGCACCTACAAGGAGGTCTATCGGAGGGACATGATCCGCTGGGGGGAGGAGAAGCGCCAGGCCGACCCAGGCTTCTTCTGCAGGAAGATCGTGGAGGGCGTCTCCCAGCCCGTCTGG CTGGTGAGTGACACACGGAGGGTGTCTGACATCCAGTGGTTTCGCAAGGCCTATGGGGCTGTGACACAGACGGTCCATGTGGTGGCCACGGAGCAGAGCCGACAGCAAAGGGGCTGGGTATTTACACCAG GGGTGGACGATGCTGAGTCAGAATGTGGCCTGGACAACTTCGGGACCTTCGATTGGGTCATTGAGAACCACGGAGATGAGCAGCTCCTGGAGGAGCAGTTGGAGCGCCTGATAGAATTTGTCCACTCCAGACTTTAG